Proteins co-encoded in one Microbacterium hydrocarbonoxydans genomic window:
- a CDS encoding ABC transporter ATP-binding protein, whose protein sequence is MTDAETSILTAASETGPAVPLVELRDVTRSFPGPPEVQALKGATLAVAPGDYISIVGPSGSGKSTMLNILGLLDRPSVGEYRLSGSLTGDLSDDERAAVRARFIGFVFQSFHLLPRRTVLDNVLLPMLYSGVPRREREQRAREALSRVGLGHRIDFFPNSLSGGERQRVAVARAVVSGPRLLLADEPTGNLDQRTSGEVMSLFEELNEDGLTLIVITHDDGVARRARRCIRISDGRLSEL, encoded by the coding sequence GTGACCGACGCCGAGACGTCGATACTCACCGCCGCATCCGAGACAGGTCCCGCTGTGCCGCTCGTCGAGCTGCGCGACGTGACTCGATCGTTCCCGGGTCCCCCCGAGGTGCAGGCGCTGAAGGGTGCGACCCTGGCCGTCGCACCGGGGGACTACATCTCGATCGTCGGTCCCAGCGGTTCGGGGAAGTCGACGATGCTCAACATCCTGGGTCTTCTCGATCGACCGAGCGTGGGGGAGTACCGTCTGTCGGGATCGCTCACCGGCGACCTCTCGGACGACGAGCGCGCCGCAGTGCGCGCCCGGTTCATCGGCTTCGTCTTCCAGTCGTTCCACCTCCTCCCGCGCCGCACAGTGCTCGACAACGTGCTGCTGCCCATGCTCTACAGCGGGGTGCCGCGGCGTGAGCGCGAGCAGCGTGCACGGGAAGCCCTCTCGAGGGTGGGGCTCGGGCACCGGATCGACTTCTTCCCGAACTCGCTGTCCGGTGGCGAGCGCCAGCGGGTCGCGGTGGCGCGCGCCGTGGTCAGCGGGCCGCGACTGCTGCTCGCGGACGAGCCGACGGGCAACCTCGATCAGCGCACGTCTGGCGAGGTGATGTCGCTCTTCGAAGAGCTCAATGAAGACGGACTGACTCTGATCGTCATCACGCACGACGACGGTGTCGCGCGCAGGGCGCGGCGCTGCATCCGCATCTCCGACGGCAGATTGAGCGAGCTGTGA
- the xerD gene encoding site-specific tyrosine recombinase XerD, whose translation MQVDRALDSYLRHVTIERGLSAHTVAAYRRDLGGYLEWLQGAGITDTAEVTPTVIGQFIAERAAAEPAPAATSLARLQSSVRGWHRYLVREGVESDDPSGRLRPPKAPRRLPKALTIDQVEQLLDAPPSDDPIGIRDRALLELLYATGARVSEAVGLDVDDLAHGDVLRLRGKGSKERIVPLGSFARTALDAYLTRVRPQLAAKGRASARVFLGARGAPLSRQSAWLVIRAAAERAQITAEVSPHTLRHSFATHLLQGGADVRVVQEMLGHASVATTQIYTHVSVDTLRDVYATSHPRAR comes from the coding sequence GTGCAGGTCGATCGGGCGCTGGATTCATACCTGCGCCATGTGACGATCGAGCGCGGTCTCAGCGCACACACCGTCGCCGCGTACCGGCGTGACCTCGGTGGCTATCTCGAGTGGCTACAGGGCGCCGGCATCACCGACACCGCGGAGGTCACGCCGACCGTGATCGGTCAGTTCATCGCGGAACGAGCTGCGGCGGAACCCGCTCCGGCAGCGACGAGCCTCGCCCGTCTTCAATCTTCGGTGCGCGGCTGGCACCGCTATCTGGTGAGAGAGGGGGTCGAGTCCGACGACCCGAGCGGTCGTCTTCGCCCGCCGAAGGCACCGCGCCGCCTGCCCAAGGCGCTCACGATAGATCAGGTCGAGCAGCTGCTGGACGCTCCGCCCTCGGACGACCCGATCGGCATCCGTGACAGGGCGCTCCTGGAGCTGCTGTACGCCACGGGGGCACGGGTGTCCGAGGCCGTCGGACTCGATGTCGACGATCTGGCCCACGGCGATGTCCTCCGGCTGCGCGGCAAGGGCTCGAAGGAGCGGATCGTGCCGCTCGGCTCGTTCGCGCGAACTGCTCTCGATGCGTACCTCACGCGGGTGCGGCCGCAGCTCGCGGCGAAAGGTCGTGCCTCCGCACGCGTCTTCCTCGGCGCCAGAGGAGCGCCGTTGTCTCGGCAGAGTGCGTGGCTCGTGATCCGCGCCGCAGCCGAGCGCGCGCAGATCACGGCAGAGGTCTCGCCCCATACCCTTCGGCATTCCTTCGCCACGCATCTTCTGCAGGGTGGCGCCGACGTGCGTGTGGTGCAGGAGATGCTCGGCCACGCCTCGGTCGCCACGACGCAGATCTACACACATGTGTCGGTGGACACGCTCAGAGATGTGTACGCGACCTCTCATCCGAGAGCGCGATAG
- a CDS encoding NUDIX hydrolase — protein MSDQTASPDQTASLEPLRDERFEPEVLRSELAYRGAVWNVRDDVVRYGEGEIRRQYVEHTGAVAILALDDEDRVLLIQQYRHPIRHRDWELPAGLLDIVDEEPLEAAKRELAEEADLVAEHWEPLVSSWTTPGGNDEVIHLFLATGISSAAAAHEREDEEADIRVEWVPLDDAVDAVLDGRMRNGILTIGVLATAQRRRDRS, from the coding sequence ATGTCTGACCAGACGGCATCGCCTGACCAGACGGCATCGCTGGAGCCGCTTCGTGACGAGCGGTTCGAACCGGAAGTGCTCCGCAGCGAGCTCGCCTACCGAGGCGCGGTGTGGAACGTCCGCGACGACGTCGTTCGCTACGGCGAAGGAGAGATCCGCAGGCAGTACGTCGAGCACACGGGCGCAGTGGCGATCCTCGCACTCGACGACGAAGACCGGGTGCTGCTGATCCAGCAGTACCGGCATCCGATCCGTCACCGCGACTGGGAGCTGCCCGCCGGTCTGCTCGACATCGTCGATGAGGAGCCGCTCGAGGCCGCGAAGCGCGAACTCGCGGAAGAGGCTGATCTGGTGGCCGAGCACTGGGAGCCGCTGGTGTCGTCGTGGACGACTCCGGGCGGCAACGACGAGGTCATCCATCTCTTCCTCGCCACCGGCATCTCGTCGGCTGCCGCCGCGCACGAGCGCGAAGACGAGGAAGCCGACATCCGCGTCGAGTGGGTGCCGCTCGACGACGCCGTCGACGCCGTGCTCGACGGACGCATGCGCAACGGCATCCTGACGATCGGAGTGCTCGCGACCGCGCAGCGACGGCGCGACCGGAGCTGA
- a CDS encoding CTP synthase — MNSSSAGPKNDTTKHIFVTGGVVSSLGKGLTAASLGNLLTARGLRVVMQKLDPYLNVDPGTMNPFQHGEVFVTDDGAETDLDIGHYERFLDINLSEAANVTTGQIYSQVIARERRGEYLGDTVQVIPHITDEIKRRMRLQATEDPRPDVIITEVGGTVGDIESQPFLEAARQLRHELGRDSVFFVHVSLVPFMGASGEQKTKPTQHSVAALRQVGIQPDALVLRSDRPVSESNRNKIALMCDVDAEGVINTVDLPSIYDIPSTLNQQGLDSYIVRRLGLDQKADEVDWARWNKVLHAVHNPKHEVTIGLVGKYIDLPDAYLSVTEALKAGGFAQETKVNIRWIPSDLCETPEGAKEQLGALDGICVPGGFGIRGIEGKLGALKFAREQGIPTLGLCLGLQCMVIEYARDVAGIDGASSSEFDPETAAPVIATMAEQIEILDGGDLGGTMRLGLYQAALAEGSLARELYGAPEASERHRHRYEVNNAYRTQLSDAGLVFSGLNPDLDLVEFVELPRDVHPYYIATQAHPELRSRPTDPHPLFRGLVGAAIERNRSSELFDVDAADV; from the coding sequence ATGAACTCTTCTTCTGCGGGGCCCAAGAACGACACGACCAAGCACATCTTCGTGACTGGTGGTGTCGTTTCGTCTTTGGGCAAGGGGCTCACTGCCGCGAGCCTGGGTAACCTCCTCACCGCCCGCGGACTCCGCGTCGTGATGCAGAAGCTCGACCCGTATCTGAACGTCGATCCGGGCACGATGAACCCCTTCCAGCACGGCGAGGTCTTCGTCACCGACGACGGCGCCGAGACCGATCTCGACATCGGACACTACGAGCGCTTCCTCGACATCAACCTGTCCGAGGCCGCCAACGTCACGACGGGGCAGATCTACTCGCAGGTGATCGCTCGAGAGCGGCGCGGCGAGTACCTGGGCGACACCGTGCAGGTGATCCCGCACATCACCGACGAGATCAAGCGTCGCATGCGTCTGCAGGCCACCGAGGACCCTCGCCCCGACGTCATCATCACCGAGGTCGGCGGCACGGTCGGCGACATCGAGTCGCAGCCGTTCCTCGAGGCCGCCCGTCAGCTGCGTCATGAGCTCGGCCGCGACAGCGTGTTCTTCGTGCATGTCTCGCTGGTCCCGTTCATGGGGGCCTCGGGCGAGCAGAAGACCAAGCCGACACAGCACTCCGTGGCGGCGCTCCGCCAGGTCGGCATCCAGCCGGACGCTCTCGTGCTGCGCAGCGACCGCCCGGTCAGCGAGAGCAACCGCAACAAGATCGCACTCATGTGCGACGTCGACGCCGAAGGCGTCATCAACACGGTCGACCTGCCGAGCATCTACGACATCCCGTCGACGCTGAACCAGCAGGGACTCGACTCGTACATCGTGCGCCGCCTGGGCCTCGATCAGAAGGCGGACGAGGTCGACTGGGCGCGCTGGAACAAGGTTCTGCACGCGGTGCACAACCCGAAGCACGAGGTCACGATCGGTCTCGTCGGGAAGTACATCGATCTGCCCGACGCCTATCTCTCGGTGACCGAGGCGCTCAAGGCTGGCGGGTTCGCGCAGGAGACGAAGGTCAACATCCGCTGGATCCCCTCCGACCTCTGCGAGACGCCGGAGGGCGCGAAGGAGCAGCTGGGCGCACTCGACGGCATCTGCGTTCCCGGAGGTTTCGGCATCCGCGGCATCGAGGGCAAGCTCGGCGCCCTGAAGTTCGCTCGCGAGCAGGGCATCCCGACCCTGGGCCTGTGCCTCGGCCTGCAGTGCATGGTGATCGAGTACGCCCGAGACGTGGCCGGTATCGACGGAGCCTCGTCGAGCGAGTTCGACCCCGAGACCGCGGCTCCGGTCATCGCCACCATGGCCGAGCAGATCGAGATCCTCGACGGCGGCGATCTGGGCGGGACGATGCGTCTCGGCCTCTACCAGGCCGCCCTCGCCGAAGGTTCACTGGCGCGTGAGCTGTACGGCGCTCCCGAGGCTTCCGAGCGTCACCGCCACCGCTACGAGGTCAACAACGCCTACCGCACGCAGCTGTCTGATGCTGGTCTGGTGTTCTCCGGCCTCAACCCCGACCTCGACCTGGTCGAGTTCGTCGAGCTGCCCCGCGACGTGCACCCGTACTACATCGCGACCCAGGCCCACCCGGAGCTGCGCTCGCGTCCCACCGACCCGCACCCGCTGTTCCGGGGGCTGGTGGGAGCGGCGATCGAGCGCAACCGGTCGAGCGAGCTGTTCGACGTCGATGCCGCAGATGTCTGA
- the recN gene encoding DNA repair protein RecN yields MIEEMRLQGLGVIADAVLPLGAGFTAITGETGAGKTMVVTGLGLLLGQRADSGAVRAGASQASVAGVWVVPETGDVADIVSDAGGELEPAGGGLAELYVSRTLNAEGRSRASVGGRAAPAGVLSALAEELVVVHGQSEQLRLKSSAAQRDALDRFGGAPIAKALDAYAEAFASWRELDAEITDITENRDRRAEEAGRLRDALALIEATAPEPGEDADLSARAERLANAEELRIAASQAHGALSNELGEPDVTALLAEARRVLDRASDATLTDIAAALADIGYRVTDLAAQLSAYLADLDETGPHELAAVEERRAALGVLIRAHGSLEEALELWQSGSARLAELDDDGERLERLQAERDAARIELDQRAQTLTDARTSAAVRLGAAVSDELHALAMPDARLEVAVSPGAETTHGRDDVAILLAPHPGAEPRSVAKGASGGELSRVMLAIEVVIAGTDPVPTFVFDEVDAGIGGAAAIEVGRRLARLAESSQVIAVTHLAQVAAFAGNHLSVVKSNDGAVTASSVRRLDGAEREAEMARLLSGLTDSDAALTHARELLSLGASSD; encoded by the coding sequence ATGATCGAGGAGATGCGGCTTCAGGGTCTCGGCGTGATCGCCGACGCGGTGTTGCCCCTGGGCGCGGGATTCACCGCGATCACGGGCGAGACCGGCGCCGGCAAGACGATGGTCGTCACCGGTCTCGGTCTGTTGCTCGGACAACGTGCTGATTCGGGAGCCGTGCGCGCGGGAGCATCCCAGGCGTCGGTCGCCGGAGTGTGGGTCGTGCCGGAGACCGGCGACGTCGCCGACATCGTGTCGGACGCCGGGGGAGAGCTGGAGCCGGCCGGCGGCGGCCTCGCCGAGCTCTACGTGTCCCGCACCCTGAATGCCGAGGGTCGCAGCCGAGCCAGTGTCGGCGGTCGTGCGGCACCGGCCGGAGTGCTCTCGGCGCTGGCGGAGGAGCTCGTGGTGGTTCACGGGCAGTCCGAGCAGCTGCGGCTCAAGTCGTCGGCCGCGCAGCGTGACGCCCTCGACCGCTTCGGCGGCGCGCCGATCGCGAAGGCACTGGATGCCTATGCCGAGGCCTTCGCATCGTGGCGGGAACTCGACGCCGAGATCACCGACATCACGGAGAACCGCGACCGCAGAGCGGAGGAGGCCGGCCGTCTGCGAGATGCCCTGGCCCTCATCGAGGCCACCGCGCCCGAACCCGGCGAGGACGCAGACCTCTCTGCTCGCGCCGAGCGTCTCGCCAACGCGGAGGAGCTGCGGATCGCCGCCTCTCAGGCGCACGGTGCGCTGTCGAACGAGCTGGGCGAACCCGATGTCACCGCGCTCCTCGCGGAAGCGCGACGTGTGCTCGACCGCGCTTCGGATGCCACGCTGACCGACATCGCCGCAGCGCTCGCCGACATCGGCTACCGGGTGACCGATCTGGCGGCACAGCTGTCGGCCTATCTCGCCGATCTCGATGAGACAGGGCCTCACGAGCTCGCGGCTGTCGAGGAGCGTCGTGCCGCGCTCGGGGTGCTGATACGCGCGCATGGATCGCTCGAAGAGGCACTGGAGCTCTGGCAGAGCGGCTCGGCACGACTCGCCGAGCTCGACGACGACGGGGAGCGACTCGAGAGACTGCAGGCCGAGCGCGACGCCGCCAGAATAGAACTCGATCAGCGGGCGCAGACCCTGACGGACGCGCGAACCTCCGCAGCGGTGAGGCTGGGTGCCGCTGTGAGCGACGAGCTCCACGCCCTGGCGATGCCCGACGCCCGCCTCGAGGTCGCGGTGTCCCCGGGCGCCGAGACCACTCACGGACGCGATGACGTCGCGATCCTGCTCGCTCCTCACCCGGGAGCCGAGCCGCGCTCGGTGGCCAAGGGCGCCTCCGGCGGCGAGCTCTCCCGCGTGATGCTCGCGATCGAGGTCGTCATCGCCGGTACCGACCCGGTGCCGACGTTCGTGTTCGACGAGGTCGACGCCGGAATCGGCGGTGCCGCCGCCATCGAGGTCGGACGACGACTCGCCCGACTCGCAGAATCTTCGCAGGTCATCGCCGTGACGCACCTGGCACAGGTGGCGGCCTTCGCCGGCAACCATCTGAGCGTCGTCAAGTCGAACGACGGAGCTGTGACCGCCTCGAGTGTGCGCCGGTTGGACGGTGCGGAACGCGAGGCCGAGATGGCTCGCCTTCTCTCGGGTCTGACCGATTCGGACGCCGCACTCACCCACGCCCGAGAACTTCTCAGCCTCGGCGCCTCCTCGGACTGA
- a CDS encoding NAD kinase, with protein MNERNILVVAHAGRADTVAAARRVIDALRGAGARPVLAPDDSADLRAVDTHFADVDVLGETVQQDDLELAIVLGGDGTILRAAELVRGCSAPVLGINMGHVGFLAEIDRDDMDDAVRRVIARDYDVEDRLALAIRVKDVDGTVVYETFALNEATVEKASRERMIEVVLEIDGRPLSSFGCDGMVISTPTGSTAYNFSAGGPVIWPSVEAIAVIPLSAHALFAKPLVVSPDAAVAIEMLEGTSGSGILWCDGRRSHDLPPGARVVVRRSSRPVRLARLHPTEFTDRLVRKFRLPVAGWRGQGATK; from the coding sequence ATGAACGAGCGCAACATCCTGGTCGTCGCCCACGCAGGCCGCGCCGACACGGTCGCCGCCGCACGGCGAGTGATCGACGCTCTGCGGGGTGCAGGAGCGCGCCCGGTGCTCGCCCCGGATGACAGCGCGGATCTGCGCGCCGTCGACACGCATTTCGCCGATGTCGACGTGCTCGGCGAGACCGTGCAACAGGACGACCTGGAGCTCGCGATCGTCCTCGGCGGCGACGGCACGATCCTCCGTGCCGCGGAACTCGTGCGGGGATGCTCCGCGCCGGTTCTCGGCATCAACATGGGACATGTGGGATTCCTCGCGGAGATCGATCGCGACGACATGGACGACGCGGTCCGACGAGTGATCGCTCGCGACTACGACGTCGAGGACCGCCTGGCGCTGGCGATTCGCGTCAAGGACGTCGACGGCACCGTCGTGTACGAGACGTTCGCGCTGAATGAGGCGACTGTCGAGAAGGCCAGCCGCGAACGGATGATCGAGGTCGTGCTCGAGATCGACGGACGGCCGCTGTCGAGCTTCGGCTGCGACGGCATGGTGATCTCCACTCCGACGGGCTCGACCGCCTACAACTTCTCGGCCGGCGGCCCGGTGATCTGGCCCAGCGTCGAAGCCATCGCGGTCATTCCGCTGTCGGCGCACGCCCTGTTCGCGAAGCCCCTGGTCGTCAGTCCCGATGCGGCCGTGGCGATCGAGATGCTCGAAGGCACGTCGGGCTCAGGAATCCTCTGGTGCGACGGTCGGCGGTCGCACGACCTTCCTCCCGGTGCGAGGGTGGTGGTCAGGCGCTCGTCCAGACCCGTGCGCCTCGCGCGTCTGCATCCCACCGAATTCACGGATCGGCTCGTACGCAAGTTCCGGCTGCCGGTTGCCGGCTGGCGGGGTCAGGGGGCGACGAAATGA
- a CDS encoding TlyA family RNA methyltransferase yields the protein MTRLDAALAARGLARSRTHAATLIENGLVSIDGRPVVKASTPVADSAVVTVAGADHYVGRAAHKLIAGLDGFAVEVKGRLALDMGASTGGFTQVLRERGARKVLAVDVGHDQLAASVAADPGVVSVEGYNVRHMTPENLAAATSEAEAPDLVVGDLSFISLELVLPAVAGVAAEGADIVLLVKPQFEVGRTAVRGGLVTDPATRADAVARTVWSAWDAGLGMLGILPSPILGTHGNTEYLVHLAPGRGSDPSEWSDRINALAGGR from the coding sequence ATGACGCGACTCGACGCTGCCCTCGCCGCCCGAGGACTCGCGCGGTCGCGCACGCACGCGGCGACGCTCATCGAGAACGGACTGGTGAGTATCGACGGCCGCCCGGTGGTGAAAGCCTCGACTCCGGTCGCGGATTCCGCGGTGGTCACCGTCGCCGGTGCCGACCACTACGTCGGGCGTGCCGCCCACAAGCTGATCGCAGGCCTTGACGGATTCGCCGTCGAGGTGAAGGGCCGGCTCGCTCTCGACATGGGAGCGTCGACCGGCGGCTTCACACAGGTCCTGCGCGAACGCGGAGCCCGCAAGGTGCTGGCTGTCGACGTCGGCCATGATCAACTCGCAGCGTCGGTCGCCGCCGATCCGGGCGTCGTGAGCGTCGAGGGCTACAACGTCCGCCACATGACACCGGAGAACCTCGCCGCGGCGACCTCCGAAGCCGAGGCGCCCGATCTCGTGGTCGGTGACCTCTCCTTCATCTCCCTGGAGCTCGTGCTCCCCGCGGTCGCGGGGGTGGCTGCAGAGGGCGCCGACATCGTCCTCCTCGTGAAGCCTCAGTTCGAGGTCGGACGTACAGCGGTCAGAGGCGGGCTCGTGACCGATCCCGCGACACGCGCGGATGCCGTCGCGCGCACTGTCTGGAGCGCATGGGACGCAGGGCTCGGGATGCTCGGCATCCTGCCATCGCCGATCCTCGGCACCCACGGCAACACGGAGTATCTGGTGCACCTCGCACCTGGGCGTGGCAGCGATCCGTCAGAATGGTCGGACCGCATCAATGCACTGGCAGGGGGACGATGA
- a CDS encoding HAD-IIA family hydrolase, with amino-acid sequence MGLFSKRSASRTPLDGVDAVLADLDGVVYAGPGALPYAVESLNAAAASVRLGYITNNASRTDASVAEHLTGLGLDVAPADVITSPQAAMRLLAGIVPPPATLLIVGGAGLVDEAEKAGYTVTRSAEDSPDAVVQGFAPEVAWTDLAEAAFALKVPEEEGGIPWIATNTDWTIPRERGVAPGNGTLVSAVHTAIGRLATVAGKPEVPIFEEATERFGAKKPLFIGDRLDTDILGAVRAGIDSALVLTGIDRPKHVLAAPEGSRPTFILSDLRELHEPYPVATSKDGVHSVNGASVRVVGADVEIISEGDSQIDLLRAGAAAIWASGTPVFVLRVPERLYDDPFHRP; translated from the coding sequence GTGGGGCTGTTCTCTAAGCGGTCCGCGTCGCGGACTCCTCTCGACGGCGTCGACGCCGTGCTGGCTGATCTCGATGGGGTCGTCTATGCCGGTCCGGGGGCACTGCCCTACGCGGTCGAGAGCCTGAACGCCGCAGCAGCGTCGGTGCGTCTGGGATACATCACCAACAACGCCTCGCGCACCGACGCTTCGGTCGCGGAGCACCTCACGGGTCTCGGACTCGATGTCGCCCCGGCCGACGTGATCACCAGCCCTCAGGCCGCGATGCGCCTGCTCGCAGGGATCGTGCCGCCGCCGGCGACCCTTCTGATCGTCGGCGGAGCAGGACTCGTGGACGAAGCCGAGAAGGCCGGATACACCGTGACCCGCAGTGCCGAGGATTCCCCGGATGCCGTGGTGCAGGGCTTCGCACCCGAGGTGGCCTGGACGGACCTGGCCGAGGCCGCCTTCGCGCTGAAGGTTCCCGAGGAAGAGGGCGGCATTCCGTGGATCGCCACCAACACGGACTGGACGATCCCGCGCGAGCGGGGCGTCGCACCGGGGAACGGCACCCTGGTATCGGCCGTCCACACGGCGATCGGTCGGCTCGCCACCGTCGCCGGCAAGCCCGAGGTGCCCATCTTCGAAGAGGCGACTGAGCGCTTCGGCGCGAAGAAGCCGCTGTTCATCGGCGACCGTCTCGACACGGACATCCTCGGTGCGGTTCGAGCCGGCATCGACTCCGCGCTGGTGCTCACAGGCATCGATCGTCCGAAGCACGTCCTCGCGGCGCCTGAGGGGTCGCGTCCGACATTCATCCTCAGCGATCTTCGAGAACTGCACGAGCCTTATCCGGTGGCCACCTCGAAAGACGGTGTCCATTCCGTGAACGGCGCGTCAGTGCGCGTGGTGGGGGCCGACGTCGAGATCATCTCAGAAGGCGACTCGCAGATCGACCTGCTGCGCGCCGGCGCCGCAGCCATCTGGGCTTCCGGGACTCCGGTCTTCGTGCTGAGGGTCCCCGAGCGCCTGTACGACGATCCGTTCCATCGGCCCTGA
- a CDS encoding primosomal protein, translating to MPEDEQRRPRRNDDNGSRGNRTSGGRPEQNRGSGARRDDAPRREGGYSRDSRDGGAPRSGGYNRDNRDGGAPRSGGYNRDNRDGGAPRSGGYNRDNRDGGAPRSGGYNRDNRDGGAPRSGGYNRDGGAPRSGGYNRDSRDGGAPRSGGYNRDGGAPRTGGYNRDDRDGGAPRTGGYNRDNRDGGAPRTGGYNRDNRDGGAPRSGGYNRDGGAPRTGGYNRDSRDGGAPRTGGYNRDGGAPRAGGYNRDGGAPRSGGYNRDNRDGGAPRSGGYNRDNRDGGAPRSGGYNRDNRDGGAPRSGGYNRDNRDNRDGGAPRSGGYNRDNRDGGAPRSGGYNRDDRDGGAPRSGGYSRDSRDGGASRTGGYNRDNRDGGAPRSGGYNRDSRDGGAPRSGGYNRDNRDGGAPRSGGYNRDDRAPRHDSDSSRSYPQRGGAGRERPVQATGDRPRFNDPHIPDEVTARDLHTSARNELKTLSKENADLVARHLAMASTLIDEDPALAHEHALAASRRAGRIAIVRETLGITAYATEDFALALRELRTYRRISGKDDQIALMVDSERGIGRPDRALETGRAVDRAALTTPVRVSLAIAMSGARLDQGDLELALGELEIPELDPDRAFEWSPALFAARAAVLEDLGRTEEAEFWAHRAEVAAEALGVDEAGDEEIIIEDGLIEGDFDDDDSFDDDTRDADADADADADAEPSIDDEVRELLGEGADGSEEPTGPTGQQDRSSGEKSDASDGSEDA from the coding sequence ATGCCGGAAGACGAACAGCGCCGTCCGCGTCGCAATGACGACAATGGATCGCGCGGGAACCGAACTTCCGGTGGCCGCCCGGAGCAGAACCGCGGAAGCGGCGCCCGTAGGGATGACGCTCCACGCCGCGAGGGCGGCTACAGCCGCGACTCGCGTGATGGTGGCGCGCCTCGTTCGGGTGGCTACAACCGTGACAACCGTGATGGTGGCGCGCCTCGTTCGGGTGGCTACAACCGTGACAACCGTGATGGTGGCGCGCCTCGTTCGGGTGGCTACAACCGTGACAACCGTGATGGTGGCGCGCCTCGTTCGGGTGGCTACAACCGTGACAACCGTGATGGTGGCGCGCCTCGTTCGGGTGGCTACAACCGTGATGGTGGCGCTCCTCGTTCGGGTGGTTACAACCGCGATTCGCGTGATGGTGGCGCTCCTCGTTCCGGTGGGTACAACCGCGACGGTGGCGCACCTCGCACGGGCGGATACAACCGCGACGACCGCGACGGTGGTGCACCTCGCACGGGCGGATACAACCGCGACAACCGCGACGGTGGTGCACCTCGCACGGGCGGATACAACCGCGACAACCGCGATGGCGGTGCTCCGCGTTCGGGTGGCTACAACCGTGACGGTGGCGCTCCTCGCACGGGTGGCTACAACCGCGACTCGCGTGACGGCGGCGCTCCGCGCACGGGTGGCTACAACCGTGACGGTGGCGCTCCCCGTGCGGGTGGCTACAACCGTGACGGCGGCGCTCCCCGCTCGGGTGGCTACAACCGCGACAACCGTGACGGTGGCGCACCTCGCTCGGGTGGCTACAACCGCGACAACCGTGACGGTGGCGCTCCCCGCTCGGGTGGCTACAACCGCGACAACCGTGACGGTGGCGCTCCGCGTTCGGGTGGCTACAACCGTGACAACCGTGACAACCGTGACGGCGGTGCTCCGCGTTCGGGTGGCTACAACCGTGACAACCGTGACGGCGGTGCTCCGCGTTCGGGTGGCTACAACCGCGACGATCGTGACGGTGGCGCTCCTCGTTCGGGTGGCTATAGTCGCGACTCGCGCGACGGCGGCGCTTCTCGCACGGGTGGCTACAACCGCGACAACCGTGACGGCGGCGCACCTCGTTCGGGTGGCTACAACCGCGACTCGCGTGACGGTGGCGCTCCTCGTTCGGGTGGCTACAACCGCGACAACCGTGACGGCGGCGCTCCCCGTTCGGGCGGATACAACCGCGACGACCGTGCACCGCGACACGACAGCGATTCGTCGCGTTCCTACCCGCAGCGCGGGGGAGCAGGCCGCGAGCGTCCGGTGCAGGCGACCGGCGACCGTCCGCGCTTCAACGATCCGCACATTCCCGACGAGGTCACCGCTCGCGACCTTCACACGTCTGCACGCAACGAGCTGAAGACGCTGAGCAAGGAGAACGCCGATCTCGTCGCGCGTCACCTGGCCATGGCCTCGACGCTGATCGATGAGGATCCTGCACTCGCTCACGAGCACGCCCTCGCAGCGTCGCGTCGCGCCGGTCGCATCGCGATCGTGCGCGAGACGCTGGGTATCACCGCGTATGCCACCGAAGATTTCGCGCTGGCACTCCGTGAACTGCGCACGTATCGCCGGATCTCCGGCAAGGACGATCAGATCGCGTTGATGGTCGACAGCGAGCGAGGCATCGGCCGTCCCGACCGTGCTCTCGAAACGGGTCGTGCGGTCGACCGGGCGGCGCTCACCACGCCTGTCCGCGTGTCGCTCGCGATCGCGATGTCAGGCGCTCGCTTGGACCAGGGCGACCTCGAGCTGGCGCTCGGCGAGCTCGAGATACCTGAGCTCGATCCTGATCGTGCCTTCGAGTGGAGTCCTGCGCTGTTCGCTGCCCGTGCTGCGGTTCTCGAGGATCTCGGCCGCACCGAGGAGGCCGAGTTCTGGGCGCATCGTGCCGAGGTCGCCGCGGAAGCGCTCGGCGTGGACGAGGCCGGCGACGAGGAGATCATCATCGAGGACGGCCTGATCGAGGGCGATTTCGACGACGACGATTCGTTCGACGACGACACCCGTGATGCTGATGCTGATGCTGATGCTGATGCTGATGCCGAGCCGTCGATCGACGACGAGGTGCGCGAGCTCCTCGGCGAGGGCGCAGACGGCTCGGAGGAGCCGACCGGGCCGACCGGACAGCAGGATCGCAGCTCAGGAGAGAAGTCCGACGCATCCGACGGGTCCGAGGACGCGTAG